In the genome of Planctomycetia bacterium, the window AAGCCACGAAGTCCAAGATGCCGGCGATGATCAAAAGCCAAGTGATGCGTTTCATGGGAGCAGCTGCCTTATTGTTGTATGAGGATGAGGCGAACGATCGCGCCGTCGGTCGAAAACTATTTGCGAACGATCTGCACTTCGTTGACGTTGGGAAGCAACTCCCCGCCGGCCGTGCGCTCGATCGTTTGCCAAGTGAAGGAATCGGCATCGACCGGCTTCATTACGTTCACCGCCGAAGCCTTGCGACCGTCTGCCAGAATGCCGGTGTTGCGGATCAACCAGCGGTCCTTCTTAAATGTCCAAGCGGCTTCGGCAAAGCCGCCGTCGGAGTCGAACGTCCACGAGCGGATCGACTTCGTCGAAGCATCCCAGCCGATGATCTGCATGCCCGAAAGATCGATCCGATCGCCGACGGTGATCGAATACGACCGTGTGAGAAAATTGCGGTTCTTCGCCCAGTTGCACTCCGTCGTGATGGTCGCGTTGTCGTCGTCGTCGACCCAGGTGCCGACCATCCATTCAAGCACTTTCAATTGCTCGTAGTGCGACGGCGCCTCGTCGTCGTCGTTGTCCGTCACGCGGTCGAGCAGCCAACGCCCGTCGCGCTTGATGTAGATGGCCGTGTATTTCACGATCTCGGGCTCACCTTTCGACGCGATCAGTTTGGCGGTGCCGTGTTCGACCGCGGCGTTCGGTGAGAGCAATTGCACCGATTCCGAAGTTGCGTCGAGCTTCAAGTCGGGCTGCGCTTTGAAGATCGCCGCAAATTGCTCGGCGATGGCGGCGCGGCCGACGACCTCTTCGCCCGTCAGGCGGTTGGTGTAGACCGCTTCCGGCGACCACAACTCGGCTAATGCCTGAGCATCGTGCTTGCCGAAGGCTTCTACATAGGCGACGACGGCTTGCCGAACGGCGGCTTCGTCGGGTGTCGGCTGAGCCGCCGCCGGCTCCGCAGCTTCTACTTTCACCGAAAGCAATACGACCAATAGATAAATGAGTTTTCGTGTCATATCAAGTTGCTCCCAGTTGAGAAAATGAGCGCTCGCCGTCGCGCCACGCTCGGGGCATAGTCGTGCCTGCGATCGGAGAGTTGACTGTGAAGGTCGAATTCACGGAAGTGCCGCATCGGTCGGATCGTGCCTAGTGCGGATTCCAGCCTTATATCCGATCAACCGGTGGATTGCGAAAAATCCCCGTTGGAAAATAGGGAATGGCGCATCAAGGCGGATTTATGATACCGACGCCGACCGACGACTCGATGAGCCGAATATTTGTTTTGCGCCTACTTTTCCCTGTCGTGCATGGACTTCGAATCGCCGGATGCAACGGCGCGAATCGAGGCCACGACCGGCATGTGGCAAGCGAGTCGCATGGTTTTCACGACAGCCCCGACATCGTGCCGGTGCTCGATGCAAAGCGATCGGCTTGGATCCCGAGTTTCTGTAGCACGCTGACATAGAGATTGCATAACGGAAGGTTGTTCTTCCGGTCGAACGCCAAATGCCGCCCATGGCGGAATCCGCCGCCGAACAAGAGCATCGGCATGTTGGTGTTCGTGTGCAGCCCGGCGTTCCCGAGTTGCGATCCGTACAAGACGACCGTGTCGTCGAGAAGCGTCGTTCCGGAATCGCCCGATCGTTTCATCGCTTCGAGTAGGCGAGCCAACTCGCGGAATTGCGCCTCTTCGACCAACTTCAGTTCTTCCCGCTTGACGGGCGAACCGCTCTGATGCGTCAGCGAATGGGTTCCGACCGTGACGCCTTCGATGTTCGGCTTGGCGTTCGTCGCTTGATCCACGAGGATCGTCACAAGTCGGGTCGAGTCGGTCTCAAGCGCGAGTCGCGCTAGATCGAACATCACTTTCGTCTTGCCGATCAGTTCCCCGTTGTCGGCGATGTCGACCGGCGGCTTTACCTGCACCGTGATCTTGGGCTTGCGCTCCCATTCTTCGCCCAACTTCAACCGATTTTCGAGTTCGCGAACGCTGGTGAAATACTGATCGAGCTTATTACGATCGTTTCCGCTTAGGGTTCGTTGCAGCTCTCGGCTTCGATCGGCGACTGCGTCCATGATGCTGCGGCCTTCGCGAAGCCGCGCAACCTGCAAGCCGACTTCTTGCGCCGAGCCTTGCAGGAATAGTTTGGCGAACAACCGCGAAGGCTTCAACTCTCCGGGAATCATCACCCCGCCGCCGGTCCACGAGAGGCTCCGCTTTTGCTCTGGTCCGACGACGATCGTGATCGAGGGGAATCGTGTCTGATGCCCGTTCTTCGCGGCGATGTATTGGTCGAGAGAGATCGAGTTCTTAAAACCGCCTCGATGCGGGTGCGGTGCGGCGGTAAGAAAGCAATTATCGGCGTCGTGCCCGCCGTCGACTTCCGGGTGTGAAACGCCGGAGAACACGGTCTTGTCGCGCCGAAACGGATCGAGCAGTTTGAGATACGGCGTCGCTTCGTAGTTCTCGCCGACGGCTTGAGGGGTGAAGTACTCGGAGAGAATCCCCATGTTCGTGCAGATGGCGAGCATTCGCTTCGGAGGCGAGTTGCTCGGAGCCGCCGCGAAGGCGGGTGTCATGGCATCGAGCAGCGGGAGAGCCAAAGACACGCCCGACGCACGGAGCATGGCGCGCCGCGAAAGAGTGCGGGAGGATACGAAATGAACGGGTTTCATAGAGACTCTCTCACGTTAATCGCGTCGCTCAACGAGCGGCGCTCATCGGGTTGTCATTTATAATGGAACATTCGGCTCGCGACCACTTCCTGCACCAGCGAACGAATGCCGAAATTCTTGTCTTTCAAATTCGTGACGATCCGCTCGACATCGCGTCGATCGGCGAATTGCACCGGCGCGCCGGTCGCGAACGTCGTGAGTCGTTCGACCAGATTGCGAGCCAGCTGCGCTTCGTCTTGCAACAATAGCCGCTTATATTCGCGAATGTCTTGGAACTTGCGACCGTTGTCGAGCTCGCCGCTTGCATCGACGGGCAAGCCGAGGCGATACTTTTTTTTGTGTCCGCGGAAGGTCGAAGTCACCGCATCCCCTTTGCCGAGCGAACGGTAACGATCGCGGTAAGCGCCCAGAACATCGAACGATTCCAAGGCAAAGCCGGGCGGGTCGAGCTTGGCGTGGCAACCGGCGCAGGCTTTCGCCTCGCGATGCTTCGACAATTGCTCGCGAACCGTCGTCGCTCCTTGAATGTCGGGCTCGATCGCCGGCACGTTCGTCGGCGGCGGCGGAATCGGACGTCCGACGATTCGCTCCATGAGCCAAGCCCCTCGCGGCACCGGCGATGTCGTCGTTCCGTTCGCCGTCACTTTAAGTACGCTCGCCTGCGTGATGATGCCGCCGCGAACGTGATCGGCCGGCAACTTCACTTTTCTAATCTCTATGCCTCTGGCCTCCGCTCCGGCGGTTATCGGCAGTTCGTACAGTTCGGCGAGCGTTCGATTCACGCAGACGAAATCGCCGGCGACGACATATCGCACTCCCAAATTGCCGCGCAGCATCTCGGCGAAGTACGCCCGCGTCTCACGAACGAGCGAATCGATCAGATGCATATCCTCATACTCGGGATACAAATCTTCGTCGGGCTTTGTGAAGCCGATCTCGCGGAGGTCGAGCCATTGGTCGGTGAAGTCCGCGACGAAGCGTTCGCTGCGCGGATCGTCGAGCAATCGCTCGACCTGCTTATGCAGTTCTTTCGGATCGCGCAGTCGACCGGCCGCCGCCGCGCTCAGCAAGGCCTCGTCCGGCAGCGATCGCCATAGGAAAAACGAAAGCCGAGATGCCAAGGCGTAGTCGTCGAGCGAGCCCGGCCGTTCGACGAAGTACAGAAAGTCCGGCGAGCAGAGAACTCCTTTGTAACCAGTAAGGACTGCTTCGTAGAGCGGCGCGCCGGCGGTGAGCCGTTCGCGTGCCAGCGCTATGTAGCGTTCGATTTCCTTCGCCGGCACCGGCCGGCGAAAGGCCGACTTTGCGAAGCGTTCGATCAATCGCGCGGCGTCGGCCGGCGGATCGGCCGATTCGGTCACGAGCGGCGGAGGGGGAACCAGCGGCGGAGGTGTTACGCGCGGCGGAACCACCAGCGGTACTTCGCCCAACACACGGCGATGGCTTTCGGGAGGCCAGGCATCCCAAATCGGGCCGTCCCCCACGAACGAATGAAAAGCGATCGCCGGTCCACGGTACTTCAGTTTGCGATCGTTGGTTTGGTAAGGCGCCGCACTGAGATTCATCGTCGGCGCAATCATGCGTATCCATTCACCTTCGTACAGCCAAGTCGTCACCTCAAGATCGGCCAAGCGGTCGATCGGCGCCTCGAACGTCGCAACGTGCCGCGACGAGGTTCCGACTTCGGCGTAGAGCATCAGGACCTGCGGCTTTTCTCCGTCCAGCAAATTACCGTCGTGATAGGTCGTCGTCCGCGCGCGAAGTTTGAGATGAAATCGACCCGACGCGCGGGCGACGAAATGCCCGAAGTAAAACGGCGGCCCGAGCGTGAAGTTCGACATCAGAGCGAGCCCGTCGGCCGGCCGAGTCTGAGTCTTCGGCATCGCTAAGCCGCCGATCTCCAGAAACGACATCGAATAAAGCTTACGTTCCGGA includes:
- a CDS encoding SgcJ/EcaC family oxidoreductase; the encoded protein is MTRKLIYLLVVLLSVKVEAAEPAAAQPTPDEAAVRQAVVAYVEAFGKHDAQALAELWSPEAVYTNRLTGEEVVGRAAIAEQFAAIFKAQPDLKLDATSESVQLLSPNAAVEHGTAKLIASKGEPEIVKYTAIYIKRDGRWLLDRVTDNDDDEAPSHYEQLKVLEWMVGTWVDDDDNATITTECNWAKNRNFLTRSYSITVGDRIDLSGMQIIGWDASTKSIRSWTFDSDGGFAEAAWTFKKDRWLIRNTGILADGRKASAVNVMKPVDADSFTWQTIERTAGGELLPNVNEVQIVRK
- a CDS encoding DUF1552 domain-containing protein codes for the protein MKPVHFVSSRTLSRRAMLRASGVSLALPLLDAMTPAFAAAPSNSPPKRMLAICTNMGILSEYFTPQAVGENYEATPYLKLLDPFRRDKTVFSGVSHPEVDGGHDADNCFLTAAPHPHRGGFKNSISLDQYIAAKNGHQTRFPSITIVVGPEQKRSLSWTGGGVMIPGELKPSRLFAKLFLQGSAQEVGLQVARLREGRSIMDAVADRSRELQRTLSGNDRNKLDQYFTSVRELENRLKLGEEWERKPKITVQVKPPVDIADNGELIGKTKVMFDLARLALETDSTRLVTILVDQATNAKPNIEGVTVGTHSLTHQSGSPVKREELKLVEEAQFRELARLLEAMKRSGDSGTTLLDDTVVLYGSQLGNAGLHTNTNMPMLLFGGGFRHGRHLAFDRKNNLPLCNLYVSVLQKLGIQADRFASSTGTMSGLS
- a CDS encoding DUF1592 domain-containing protein; this translates as MPSSRLIAATALLLLFHSTSVVGDDAKSSEGEKAFLQKHCVACHAGAKAEAGFRLDLPLVDLTDRATFDAWVKVHDKMSAGEMPPPDEPRPPADELRRLLEPLRERLIAADLVRQQTFGRTTFRRLNRVEFDYALRDLLALPHADFRDMLPADPSSHGFDVVGEALPMSYVQQAAYLQTAEAALTGAMTLKPRPERKLYSMSFLEIGGLAMPKTQTRPADGLALMSNFTLGPPFYFGHFVARASGRFHLKLRARTTTYHDGNLLDGEKPQVLMLYAEVGTSSRHVATFEAPIDRLADLEVTTWLYEGEWIRMIAPTMNLSAAPYQTNDRKLKYRGPAIAFHSFVGDGPIWDAWPPESHRRVLGEVPLVVPPRVTPPPLVPPPPLVTESADPPADAARLIERFAKSAFRRPVPAKEIERYIALARERLTAGAPLYEAVLTGYKGVLCSPDFLYFVERPGSLDDYALASRLSFFLWRSLPDEALLSAAAAGRLRDPKELHKQVERLLDDPRSERFVADFTDQWLDLREIGFTKPDEDLYPEYEDMHLIDSLVRETRAYFAEMLRGNLGVRYVVAGDFVCVNRTLAELYELPITAGAEARGIEIRKVKLPADHVRGGIITQASVLKVTANGTTTSPVPRGAWLMERIVGRPIPPPPTNVPAIEPDIQGATTVREQLSKHREAKACAGCHAKLDPPGFALESFDVLGAYRDRYRSLGKGDAVTSTFRGHKKKYRLGLPVDASGELDNGRKFQDIREYKRLLLQDEAQLARNLVERLTTFATGAPVQFADRRDVERIVTNLKDKNFGIRSLVQEVVASRMFHYK